The Candidatus Rubidus massiliensis DNA segment TGCGCAAGAAGGATCATTTTGCCTTTTATAATCACCGGTAACGACCCAAACATCAGATCCCACTTCAACTCTTATTTGAGAGGATCCCAAAATATGACCTGCTGAATGAAACGAAACCCACGCCTTGCCGATTTTAATTTTTTCATTATAAGGTATAACTTCTAGTGCAGAATTTTTCCCGATCCGTTGGTGTAAAATTTCTTTTGAATCAATTGCAGATAGATATTGAGTAGAACCGTAACGAGCATGATCAGCATGTCCGTGAGTGATTAGATTAAGAGGAACACCTGTTTTGGCATCTATGTAAAAGTTACCTGAAGGACAATAAAGCCCATAATTCGTAACTTTCAAGATATCCTTATATTTTTTTTTCATATAAAATAGAGAATCTAGTTTTTTACTATTAAGATTAAATGTCAAAACGTATTGGTATTATAGGCGGCGGCGCAGCAGGTTTTTTTGGTGCATTAGCAGTAGCAGAGGCTAACCCTCAATATGAAGTTATCATCTTTGAAAAAGCAAAACAAGTGTTATCTAAGGTAAGAATTTCGGGAGGTGGTCGGTGTAATGTAACGCATGCTTGTTTTACTCCAAGTGAGCTAATCCGTTTTTACCCAAGAGGCCATAAAGAATTGCTCGGTCCTTTTCACCGTTTTCAACCAAAAGATACAATTAATTGGTTTGAAAAAAGAGGTGTCCTTTTGAAAACAGAAGAGGATGGACGTATGTTTCCTATTTCTGATAACTCTGAAACGATTATTCAATGTTTTTTATCCGAAATGAAGCGCTTAAAAGTGAAATTAGAAGTTGAGTCTTCTATCGAAAAAATCGAAAATCAGGCAGAGGGTTTTCTTTTAAAAAGACGCAATAAAGCTGATATTTTTTGTGATAAATTATTATTAGCAACGGGAAGTTCAAATAAACTTTGGGAAATTGTGCAAGAAATGGGCCATACCATTGAGCCACCAGTTCCTTCGTTATTTACGTTTCATATAGATAACTTTTCTCTTATTGATTTAGCCGGCTTAAGTGTGAATGGAGTAAAAGCTTCCTTAGAGAATAGTGCCTTAACTCAAATGGGGCCCATCTTAATTACACATTGGGGCTTTAGTGGTCCAGCTATATTAAAGTTGTCTGCGTGGGGAGCGCGGTTTTTACATGATTGTCAATACAAGGCAAAACTTAAAATCAATTGGCTGCCTCAACAAAAACATCAGGAAATTAAAGAGTTGTTACAAGAGGGAAAAAAGGTTTTTAACGCAAAATTAATAGGGAATGAAAATCCCTTTAATCTTCCTAAAAATATCTGGAAAAAATTCACAATGGATTGTGTACCATCCGAAAAAAAATGGATTGCTTTATCCAATGCGGAAATTGAAAAAATCTGTCAAAAACTGCAAAACGATACTTATGTTATCAATGGAAAAAGCACTAATAAAGATGAATTTGTAACTTGCGGAGGAATCAAGTTAGAAGAAGTCAATTTTAAAACGATGGAAAGCAACTTAATTCCCAATCTTTATTTTGCAGGAGAAGTGTTAAATATAGACGGGGTAACAGGTGGCTTTAATTTTCAAAATGCTTGGACTACCTCTTGGATTGCAGCACAAGCTATGGCAAAGTAAATTGAGTCGTATTTAGGTACACTCTTCATTCATTTCGAGTTTATATTTTTTTACTTTTCCTTCTGAGTCTTGATTAATGACTTTCAAAAAATTATAAAAGTACTCTTCTGAATTATCGTTAGAAAACATCATGGTAATGAAAGATTGCTTGAAATTATTAAACCATTGTTCATTATAAATTTTACGCGCACATTTAGCTGTTGCATTAAGATCATCATTCATTTCTTTGCCCGATTCAAAAGCGCGAGCCACATTAAATATAGCTTTGTTAATTTCAATGCTTAAGTGTCTATCAAAATCATCTTTTTCATTAGAAAATAAAAGTCCATCGTCGTGTGCAGCGCTAATTAGTAGATCAGGCTTTATATTCCAACCGTATTCAACTTTTATGTATAAAAGCCCTATTAAGACTCTTAGCCAATAAAATGAGATAGCATCAAGACAACTTAATTCATCTTCTGTAAATACAAATACGTTTTTTTTAGTTTCTCTGTAATTATTTATTTCATTTTTTTCGAGTAACTGTTTTAACTTATTCTGCATTTTTTGTAACAGTTGCTTTTTATTATCATAAGTTTTTGAAATCGTATCGAATTCTTTTAAAGCTTGCTGTTCTTCAAGGCTTAATTCCACCTCTTCCTTGTGACTATTTTCTCCATTAGAATTACTTTTGATAGATAGGGCGTTTTTTAAAGAATGGCTTAAAGATTTTGATTTATTTAAAGCGTTAACTAACTCATTCTGGTTTATTTCTTTTAATTCTATTTGCTGTTTTAAAAAGGTTTTAAAGGTAGGAGGAGGAAAAGCCTTTAAAGCGGATTCCATAGTTTTAGTAATTGTCGAAAAATCTTCCCTTCCAGTCCAAATACGCTCTAGTGGCTTTGCCATATTAGGGAAATAAATTGTTATTTTAAGCTCTTTTTTATCAAAATTAATTTTGGTCCCAGGGACATGAGGATTAACTATGCCAAAAAGTGCAATGTATTGTCCGGTCATTACCGGATCATAATTGTATTGATGTGTATTACCGTATAACGCCTGAGTAACTGTGCGTCTAGTTCCATTCCATAATAATCTGGCTTGACCTAAAAAAGTTGAGTTCATAAATATTTTACCAGTTAACAGTTGGAGGCAAGGAACAAAAAATAGCCTCTGGATTACCCCCAGATTGTATTCCAAAACGAGTGCCTCGATCATAAAGCAAATTAAATTCGGCGTAGTGGCCGCGCAATTGCAATTGCTTTAACCTTTCCTCGTTAGTATAAGGAGTTTGTATTCTCCTTTTATAGATGGGCATTATTGCATCTAAAAACGTGTCACCTAAGTTTTTCCAAAGAGCAAAATCTTGTTCCTCATCCCCTGTATTATAATGATCAAAAAAAATACCCCCAATCCCTCGCTCTTTTTTCCGATGGGGAAGATAAAAGTATTCTTTTGCGTTTTTTGAAAAAAGAGGATAAAGATTTACATCAAAAATGTCTAAGGCATTTTTTGCTACATTGTGAAAATGATCGATATCTTCTACATAAGGGTGCTCCAACATGGGCGTTTGATCATATCCTCCTCCAAGCCAATATTCAGACTGAGTTTCTATATAGCGTAAATTCATATGAACAGTTGGTGCATGAGGATTTTTCATATGTGTAATTAAACTAATTCCTGTAGCAAAAAAAGGACCCATAGCATCATTTAAAGGATATTTTTCTCCAAACACGCCTGACCAATTGACAGCTGCTTTTTCAAAGGTATCACCTCTTATAAGTGAAATTTCACCACCACCACCTGTTGCATGATCCCATGTCGTTCTTTGAAATTTAAAATTTGGCTCCAATGTTTCGAAAGCGTTTATAATAGCGTCCCTTAAGTTTTTCAAATATGTGATGATTAATTCTTTTTTCGCTTTCATAAATTTATTTCAAAGATATTTTTTTGGTTTGATGTTTGTTACCTTTAGGAAACTGGATGAGAAGAATACCATTTTCAAATGAAGCTTGAGGATCTTTTGATTCATCATAATGACCTGGAATGGTAATTCTTCTTGAATAACTGCTAATAGACTTACAGTAATATTTTCGTTCTTTATCATTATCTTCTTGTGTCTTTTCAGCTTTTATCCAAAGAAGTCCATTTTCAAAAGAAATATCTATATTCTCTTTTCTAAATCCTGCTAAGGGTACTTCTACACAAATGAATTGATCGTCTTCATAAATGCTAATATCCGTCATTTCTTGATAAAATTTTTCTTTAAAATCCTCTTCAAATAATTGAGGAAATCGAAAAAAAGGATCAAAAAAAGAACGAGTTAAGGGGTTTTTAGCCATCTAATGACTCCATTTATAAAAAATTATTTTATTTTTTAGATAAAAAATTAATTAAAAGATACCTTTTTCTAACCAATTTTATAAAAATATATTTGTGTTGAATAAAGGTCATTACATTTAATAACTTTATACGGTTTCCAATTTGGAATGGCAAAAGTATGAGTGATCACGTAGCTATTTTTTTGTAATTCTTTCTCAAACTTTTCTTTTAGCTTAATCATAGCTTCTGGATAAAGATAGCAGATGATTAATTGGCTATTATGAAAAGATAGGTTGAAGAAGTTTTGATAATAAATAAAAACGTTTTTT contains these protein-coding regions:
- a CDS encoding putative exonuclease, DNA ligase-associated, with protein sequence MKKKYKDILKVTNYGLYCPSGNFYIDAKTGVPLNLITHGHADHARYGSTQYLSAIDSKEILHQRIGKNSALEVIPYNEKIKIGKAWVSFHSAGHILGSSQIRVEVGSDVWVVTGDYKRQNDPSCAPFEIVPCNTLITETTFALPIYDWKDENSVILDLYNWWQENNLRGFASVVFCYALGKAQRILAMLQALTKDTIYLHGAIVPFVQIYRDKGIVMPPTSPVSELPKKGSFAGKLILAPPFCQ
- a CDS encoding flavoprotein, family: MSKRIGIIGGGAAGFFGALAVAEANPQYEVIIFEKAKQVLSKVRISGGGRCNVTHACFTPSELIRFYPRGHKELLGPFHRFQPKDTINWFEKRGVLLKTEEDGRMFPISDNSETIIQCFLSEMKRLKVKLEVESSIEKIENQAEGFLLKRRNKADIFCDKLLLATGSSNKLWEIVQEMGHTIEPPVPSLFTFHIDNFSLIDLAGLSVNGVKASLENSALTQMGPILITHWGFSGPAILKLSAWGARFLHDCQYKAKLKINWLPQQKHQEIKELLQEGKKVFNAKLIGNENPFNLPKNIWKKFTMDCVPSEKKWIALSNAEIEKICQKLQNDTYVINGKSTNKDEFVTCGGIKLEEVNFKTMESNLIPNLYFAGEVLNIDGVTGGFNFQNAWTTSWIAAQAMAK
- the hemF gene encoding Coproporphyrinogen-III oxidase, aerobic, with the translated sequence MKAKKELIITYLKNLRDAIINAFETLEPNFKFQRTTWDHATGGGGEISLIRGDTFEKAAVNWSGVFGEKYPLNDAMGPFFATGISLITHMKNPHAPTVHMNLRYIETQSEYWLGGGYDQTPMLEHPYVEDIDHFHNVAKNALDIFDVNLYPLFSKNAKEYFYLPHRKKERGIGGIFFDHYNTGDEEQDFALWKNLGDTFLDAIMPIYKRRIQTPYTNEERLKQLQLRGHYAEFNLLYDRGTRFGIQSGGNPEAIFCSLPPTVNW
- a CDS encoding hypothetical protein (T786P28D), which codes for MAKNPLTRSFFDPFFRFPQLFEEDFKEKFYQEMTDISIYEDDQFICVEVPLAGFRKENIDISFENGLLWIKAEKTQEDNDKERKYYCKSISSYSRRITIPGHYDESKDPQASFENGILLIQFPKGNKHQTKKISLK